Below is a window of Lacrimispora xylanolytica DNA.
CATCGTAGCTCCCATTATAGACGGACACGGAGAAGATGCACAAACCACCTTTTTAAGTATCCAGGATTCTGCCCGTAAACTGATCCAGTATATTGATGAAAATAACAACGGTTCTGTCTTTGCCATGGGCGGTTCCACCCTGGGGGCACAGATAGTCGTTGAGGCACTGTCTCAAAGGACTGATATTGCCAGGTATGCCATCATAGAAAGTCCTTGGGTGATACCATCTAAGTCTCTGACATTTTTAACGGTTTTGGCAGGCAGACTTGCGTACAGACTTTATCACTGGAAATGGTTTGCCAGGATCAGAGCCAGAGAATTATCTATAAAGAAACAACATTTTATTGAGTACTTCAGCGACACCAGCTCCATGACAAAAGATTCCCTGATAAACATCGCAGTGAATCACTCTTCTTATGCGGTCTCTGACTCATTAAAAAACACCAGAGCCAATGTAATGATTATCATAGGTTCCAGAGAAATTAAGCGTATGGACCCTTCCATCCATAAGCTGATTGACATGATACCAGAGACCAAGGTATTTATTGTCCCCGGCATGAAGCCCGGGGAATTCAGCATGATACACAGTACAGAGTATTATTATCTGCTCAAACGCATCACCGGATAACGATAGAACCAAAACGAGCTTTGAAAACCTGACATACAGGAATTCAAAGCTCGTTTCTGCTTTATTTAAAATCCTCAAGAAATTTCCTGGACCATTCCGCATTGTCTGGTGTGCTGTCTTCTATGGTCATCTGGACAAATGGTTTGTCCTTCTTAATAAAATTAAGAATGGTATCATACTTCATGGTGCCAGTTCCTGGTGCGCCGGATACTACCTTGTCACCTTCAATGACAAAATCCTTCATATGAACCACGTCCGTATACTCTCCCAGATCCTTAATGGCTTCCCCAATCACTTCATCATAACGAACACTGTTTTCTACCGAAAGGAGGTTAACCGGATCCAGAATGATTCTTAAATTAGGGGAATCAATTTCCTTAAGCACCTTTAACGCCTGTTTGGAGTCATATACAATGTGGCTCCACACTGGTTCTATGGCCATGATAACACCAAATTTTTCCGCGCATTCTACCACGGGACGAAAATTCTTAATGAAAGTCTGTAAGGATTCCTCTGTATGGCTTTCCGGTACAAAGCGGTATTCTGCATTAGGTGCCCCGGTTTCCGTACCCACTACGCTGCATCCTAACATGGAGGCAAAACGAAGATGTGCAAAATAACGTTCCTGAATCTTTTTAAGCTCAACCGGATCAGGATGTGCCAGATTCAGATAACAGCCTAACACTGCAATATCCACATCATACTTGGCAAACAGCTTACGAAGATAGGTAGCATAGCCTGGAGTCAATGCAGAGTCGTCTACGGAATGCTCCTTCACCGTTTTGGTTAATGCCAGATGAGCACAGCAAAATCCCTGTTCCTGTGCAATCTTTAATCGTTCTTCTATTGTGCCTGGTGCTACATCGTGTAACCGGATTCCAATCTGCATAATTAACTTCTCCTTTATTTTACATCATAGTGATCCACATTGGTCACATCAAACGCTTTCCCAACTTGTCCGGAAATCGAAACCTGATCAAGAATCAACGTTTCAACGTTATTGATTAAGAAGCCTTTCTTTGAGCATTCCTCGATTCCGCTTAACATGGCTGGTGCACCTTTGTTTGCTTCCTCTGCAAAAGAAACCTCAACATTCTTAAGTTCAATACGCTCAATCTTCTGTTCTGGAAGTCCGTAAAAGAAGGAAGCAGCCACATGACAATTCTCTGCTTTTATGTTTGTGAAATACAGCCCTTTGATGCTGGGAGTCCTCTCATCAACAGGCAAGGCCTCGCGAGACTGTACATAATCGGATTTCCCATCTGGATCGCAGAAATAAAAGCTGTTTACCACAAAAGGTGTCATAACATGATCCATGTGGATATGGTCAAAATATATTTCGGAAAGCACAGAATCTTTTCCCCGACCTCTTCTCGTCTTAATTCTCAACCCTCTGTCGGTATGGCGGAACAGACAGTATTCCACCCGAATGTTTTTAACCCCGGCTCCTACTTCACTTCCTACGGTAACCGCACCGTGGCCGTTTTCCATCAGACACTGACGGATCATAATATTCTCAGAAGGTGTTTTATACTTTCTTCCCATATAAATCTTTCCGGACTTAATGGCAATACAGTCATCTCCTAAAGAGAAATGAACCCCCAGGATCTCAACATCTTTACAGGATTCCGGATCCAATCCGTCTGTATTATGGGAATTGGCAGGATTATTGATGGTTAAATCAATGAACTTCAAATCTTG
It encodes the following:
- a CDS encoding alpha/beta fold hydrolase, yielding MIFKEFGTISAPTIVLLHEGGLSWWSLMETIELLKKDYHIVAPIIDGHGEDAQTTFLSIQDSARKLIQYIDENNNGSVFAMGGSTLGAQIVVEALSQRTDIARYAIIESPWVIPSKSLTFLTVLAGRLAYRLYHWKWFARIRARELSIKKQHFIEYFSDTSSMTKDSLINIAVNHSSYAVSDSLKNTRANVMIIIGSREIKRMDPSIHKLIDMIPETKVFIVPGMKPGEFSMIHSTEYYYLLKRITG
- a CDS encoding sugar phosphate isomerase/epimerase family protein, yielding MQIGIRLHDVAPGTIEERLKIAQEQGFCCAHLALTKTVKEHSVDDSALTPGYATYLRKLFAKYDVDIAVLGCYLNLAHPDPVELKKIQERYFAHLRFASMLGCSVVGTETGAPNAEYRFVPESHTEESLQTFIKNFRPVVECAEKFGVIMAIEPVWSHIVYDSKQALKVLKEIDSPNLRIILDPVNLLSVENSVRYDEVIGEAIKDLGEYTDVVHMKDFVIEGDKVVSGAPGTGTMKYDTILNFIKKDKPFVQMTIEDSTPDNAEWSRKFLEDFK
- a CDS encoding glycoside hydrolase family 28 protein, with product MKLRVALKTARSATIETITEQIYEYDTPGTIYVNGESHGETKKTVFTLFDLKPDMDYNICLERDGKKAEVVFRTDYEFVTLNVREIGAKGDGIQDDTPFIQAAIMACPKDGRVLIPKGTYHITSLFLKSHIKIELAEGAELQADTDRNKFPRFPGVIESYDEKEDYNLGTWEGNPLPMFAGIITGIDVEDVVIYGRGLINGQADFDNWWHDVRQMKIAFRPRMVFLERCKNVSLQGFSLKDSPAWVLHPYFSQDLKFIDLTINNPANSHNTDGLDPESCKDVEILGVHFSLGDDCIAIKSGKIYMGRKYKTPSENIMIRQCLMENGHGAVTVGSEVGAGVKNIRVEYCLFRHTDRGLRIKTRRGRGKDSVLSEIYFDHIHMDHVMTPFVVNSFYFCDPDGKSDYVQSREALPVDERTPSIKGLYFTNIKAENCHVAASFFYGLPEQKIERIELKNVEVSFAEEANKGAPAMLSGIEECSKKGFLINNVETLILDQVSISGQVGKAFDVTNVDHYDVK